The Danio aesculapii chromosome 11, fDanAes4.1, whole genome shotgun sequence region atttataatatatatatatatatatatatatatatatatatatatatatatatatatatatatatatatatatatatataaaacaataaagcatACAGAATTGTAGCAgcataaacctttttttttaaatcttcaggTTTAGTGGAAATTTAGAGCTCTGTCTAGGGCTGCCCAACATATTGCAAAATTATCTACAATCATCGCaaaatacatatatagatatgcaGTATACATATCGTAGACATGCAATAAATTACCGTTTATTAACTAAATAATTATTGGTTATCTAAATTTGACTAATCACATTGGACATTACTATCTTTATCCCTGCCTCCTCAGtggttgctgttctgctattggccgGAGTGGCCCAAATGTAAACCTAgagctgaaaaaaaataataatggtgAGTCAATACAgtacaattaaaattaatttgatctGAAAAAGATCTTTTACATccttattttaatgtcattacatacattttttttaaaaaatgtaaaaaaaaaaaaaaatatatatatatatatatatatatatatatatatatatatatatatatatatatatattctaggtTATATCGTAACCGCGTATCgttatcgcaatactcaacaacaatgttgcatatttttccagtatcgtacAGCCCTACTTTATTCTGTTTAAGTCAAATTAACATAGAAATAACACAGATTTTGATTTTAGTccataattaattaacaaaatacaaaatgtaaatgatcagcctgatctcacaaggaaacgtaaccattttatattttgtcagattagtggcaaagtcgtatgaattcatacgagttcagttgtacagaatgcacgattttaaaaagaaggcgtgacacccaaccccttccctaaactcgaccatcattgggggatgtgcaaatcgtactaaattctacaaatgagattgtacgaattcatacaatttagccactaaatcaaaaagttccaaactgccgtgagattgtgttggaataataaagaaaaattggctatctgcttgttaagtgtgacgtcacgcgaagcggcttccgggtccaaacgctccatcaaactgtatggggaggctcatgaaatggtaataataaatgtttacaaagcactgtaatactttcgaaaatcacgttGGCAATATAAATATCCATGCCTAATAACCGATGGGCAGAACGtgattcatttttgtttataaattgttcaaattttggtatttgtgatgcagcaagtccagagattgttgtgtacactatgactttatataaaattcactttaatgtgtgataggactaaaaagtgatcataaacgaatattttgtcaattcaaatgagtggcggcttggacccggaaaatgtattacatacgtcaccaacacgtcaccacttaacaagctgaTAGGCCCACCTAAAAGTCTTAATTACAGAATAAATTCTTAATATGTAAAATTGTACATTTCTAATAGCAATGTCtaacaataaatatgtaattagtTTATTGCCAAAACTGTTGCTCTGACTGAAAGTTTCTTTtagatatgaaaataataaaatataatgaatattataatatataatttctcATAATATCGAGCactaatattatgtatatatatattattatatatttttttctggctATTAAAACATCTACttgtaaaaacagtatttgttTCGACAGATCAAATGCACTTTAATGTAATGATCTCTAGTTCTTTACTAAAATTTGACTGCTTCACGTTTGGTAGTTGCTGACATTATGAGCAAAAGGCCTGCTAACAGACGAGGAATTAAGTTTGAGGTGGGCGCTGCTCTTGAAGCACGGGACAGTCTGAAGAACTGGCAAGtgtcattcttttatttatttgtataatttttggTATAACTTCCTCCCTCGTTATGTTTTTTCTGAATCTATCTGTGCATAATTGATCGCAGGTATGCAGCAAACATAGAGAAGATTGACTATAAGGACGAGAAGGTGTTAGTTCACTATCGACAGTGGAGTCACCGATATGACGAGTGGTTCGACTGGGCCAGTCCGTACCTGAGGCCTGTGGAGAGGGTTCAGCTGAGGAGAGAGGGGCGGCAGGACGACAGCTTCATCCCTGTGAGTCACGACTGCGCTCCTTTAAAATCCCAGAGCATGAAAGCTAATCGAGGATCAGCCTTAGATATTAATCTGTTTACCGTGATGTGAAAGTGATATTGCATTCCTGCCTCCCTTTTATTACTGTGTGGATGATCACAAAAaagcatattattatttatacacacTAATATGCAGATACTAGTCCAGCATGGTATGGTCAATGTCTTTGCTGTATTATGCTACTGTATATTAgtttctatactatactatactatactatactatactatactatactatactatactatactatactataactTTACTATTTAGGATTATATTAaagttcttttaaaaaatattaagggtgacacggtggctcagtggttagcactgtagcctcacagcaagaaggtcactggttcgagtactggctgggtcagttagcatttctctgtggagtttgcatgttcttatcgtgtttgtgtgggtttcgtCCATGTTTCAtcatggcgacccctgatgaataaagggactaagccaaaggaaaatgaatgaataaaaaatattgtctatctacacaaatatgcagatattagtCTAGCTGGTAATATACTGCAATACTATAACTTTACTGTATAAGGGTATATTGAGGTACAAAAAGTAATATTGTCAGTTAGTATTACAATTTTgtaataatagtattatatattgttatatatacaaAAACATCTTACTAAACCCTCCAGTTATGTTTTTAATTTCGTacttatttagatatttattatgtttttattcagaGCGACATAgccttattaaaataataacattgttaaaatgaaaaaaaaaattgtgtaagctgtggcgtagtgggtagcactgtcgcatcacagcaagaacgtcacgtttctgtgtggagtttgcatgttttccccatgctTGCATGGGTTCCCCCAGGtgttcctgtttcccccacaagtccaaaggctataggtgatttgggtaagctaaattgtccgtagtatatgtgtgtgaatgagattgtatgagtgtttccctgtgatgggcatccgctgcgtaaaacaaatcattccactttggcaacccctgattaataaagggactaagcagaaaagaaaatgaatgaatgaataagtttaaGCTGTCTgccattatatattatttatatatatatatatatatatatatatatatatatatatatatatatatatatatatatatatatatatatatatatatatatatatataaattcataattgcaatatgttttattatataaatacatgcaCTTGTATTGTGTAAATTAAATGTCTTGAGATTTGCAGTCTGACATAATCTTTTGTTATAGAAAATAAAGTTTGTAGAAAATAGACATAAGTTAGACATGTTGCTTTTTAGTACATTAACAAAGTCTTTTGAGTCTTATGCTCATAAAGGTCACATTtatagtagtaatattagtaatgttgccaattattattattaaatgttgtacaattcattcattttcttttcagcttagtccttttattaatctggggtcaccatagcggaatgaacagccaacttatccagcatatgttttacacagcaaatgcccttccagctgcaacccagtactgggaaacatctttacacactcattcacacacatacactatggccaatttagcttacccaattcacctttatcgcatgtctttggactatgtagaaaaccagagcacccggaggaaatccatgcaaagagaacatgcaaactccgaaatgccaactgacccagccaaggctcaaaccagcgaccttcttgatttGAGGCGACATTGCCCCCCACTGTACCACCGTACCGCCCattttgtaataatattgtaatatattccAGTAATATGTAATaaccatttttttacattaataaataatacatttttcaatGGAAAAACTGAATCATGTGCCACACGATCTTTCAAAATTTCTTCTAATATTTTGATTtagtgcattatttatttatttatttattatttggtcCTTAAAAGAGCATGTTTAGTTTGAAATATAAATTCTATGTCATTTATAAATGAGCTTACTGTTACTTATCATTAACATTAACAGTTTtggacacacactcatacactacggccaatttagcttaatcaactcacctatagcacatgtctttggactgtggggaagcacccggaggaaaccaatgcgaacacagggagaacatgcaaactccacacagaaatgccaactggcgcagccgggactggaaccagcaaccatcttgctgtgaggcgacagtgctaaccactgagccaccgtcccACCAAAACCCTTACTCTAATTGTttccctttgttttgttttttttttgcagggatTTCATGTGAATGACAGAGTTCTTGCCAGTTGGTCCGACTGTCGATTTTATCCGGCAAAAGTTCTGGCTGTCAATAAAGATGGTAATAAACATAAAACTAATGTGtcattaaacatttatatgtgACTCTGCACGACAAAACCAGACTTATGTTGTACAGGTATATTTTTTGGAAAAGCCAAAAAATCcaaataactgattttatttttacgAAAAAATGTTAGAATATTAAGATCAAGTTAAATGGAGATTTCTTTGAGAATTTTCTACTATATGTATATTGAAACTCTTGATTTATAATGTGCATTGTTAAGCACTTCAATTAGAAAAAATCAAGGGaattttttctgtatttatttttttttttttaaaccaaagattccatatttttaaatagttgtatctctgcaacattcaacccaggctcattctgaaaacgtaccgctatatacatttctagaaagtgccaaatatgtcccaggagctatgttttttttgcagtttttgtttttgcgaatgcaCCAGAGTGCGAttttgtatgctttttgagatctcaaatttctttcgtgaGTGCCATCCGCGTCTGCTCTTCTCGCTTAAAttcactagaggctgctgttgactgccTGACCGACTGACCGTTCAACTGACTCAACCTCCTTCCTCCCTAAACtctaccaatagtgttttcaatagcacagattgacctgcccacccacttcccaaaaACCAACCGActaatttaaaaagcaatccagaataagaaaagccctcgtctgatttttaccacgttttaccacattctcatcctgttatttactcgtttattttattttttggatctctgtttttgtcttatctgctttccggaaccgttcttcactggactcaaaccccatcgtcgtggtcatctgctttttgcgtctcaagtccactgacgcacatggcaagctaactggacaaacttgtaacagcggaaaagccatctaTATGGAggttaagtggtcagctggtaagcacgaaacgGAACAGACTCGTACTGCCTCCGAGCGTTCGTtttaagacgaaatgcagccatacgtatttctggctacataattcgcgacctCCAGAAACTTATAtaagactacgttttcagaatgagcctatgttggccaCATTTTGTGCTATCCTGACTTAATGTACATCAATGGAAACGTATTTATTCAGGTGATGTATACATCTTGATTTCAGCAAACTGACACTTAAGATTGGTTTTGTTGTGTATggtcaaatattaacatttaaattgtatatgtttgtgtgattCTAATGACAAAATGATCCTTAAGGATCCTACACGGTAAAGTTCTACGATGGCGTCGTCCTGACAGTCAAAGGAATCCATGTGAAGTCCTTCACCAAAGAGGTCCTTCCGTATTTCTGTCATACTCATATTTAGCCTCTATTACGAAACCTGCTTTGACATCGTACTCATTCTCTCATTCCCTCTATTCAGAGACGAAAGAAACTAAATGATCTGAATGGAGAGAAGCCAGTGATACAACAGACAGAAAAGGAAATCCAAGAGAATGAAGCCAATGGTGATAAACAAGCAGCAGGACAGACCGACTGTGTTCCTGAGAAAGATGAGGACGAGATCTCAGACGTGGATAGAGAAGAAGGCGAACAGATGCAATGTAAAGTGGAAAATGAAAGCGTTAAAGAGGAGAGAGATTTGGAGGAAATAGGTCAACACAATTACAGTAAGTCACTTGTGAAGAAGGGCTCAGGGTTTCAGGAGAAAGAAGAGGAGGTCATGGTGAAGATGGAGGACTCTGCGCTGTTTGACTCTAATGTGAACTTCAGCGAGAGCGCGGTAAAGAGGAACGAGACAGAGGAAACAAACGTCCTGGCACAACAAAAGAAGGAGGAAGTCAAAGAACAATGTCTTGCTCATGACAGAAAAGCACGGAGGCAGCGGATAAAAAGTAAGTATAAAGTAAAACTATTAATGAGTAAATTTGTTGTGAGACATTTGTAGGTTGAGCTCTCTGAAACGTGTAAACATGGCGGTTCTGTTGCTCAAATCAGATTGTGCtgtttgtttaataattgtgACCAGCATTACCTAGCAACATTCACTCAACCAATAGCCATGAGTGTGGGGGCGGGGttatttgtttgattaattgGGAAACCTGTTTGGAAATCATAATTTTTCAGTTTAATAGGACTGCTTGATGAAATATTTTGGCTAAAATTGTTTAGCACTGTGTTCGTTTACACAGAAATGCTTCCTATTTTAAGCATCTCAGAGCAATTCAGTTCTTAGTGAATGTTGCTCCACACAAACCTGTCTCCGCTTCTGAATTTGGGTCACTTCTAATATATATCTGgtataacaacatgaaagctattTTACCAGACTTGTACAGCAAGTATTTACAAACTAGCTGCagctttttgtaaaataaaagtttggtgatttaatgtttgaaaacaattaataaaatgaagaGAGCCATAAACGTTAGCATTAGAATAATGTTGAAGcttgcaaaataaaagtaaatttatttaaatatttattatatatatatatttgtgtttttaaataatatttctttaataatatattttacaatacaagtaataataataatcataacaatatcTGTTTTTAATGTTACTCTACAGCTGGGGCCCATGTGGCCCACTGGACTTCTGTGATCGGCCCGCATGAagtatttacttaatttaaattcaactgcAAACAGAGTCTTTTAATGCGCAGGTCTGATATTGCGCGTCAACTTTCACATACAGCGTCTTTTGCGTGCTCAgtttcgttatttccaatggagggctCAGCGCGCAAAGAGATGCACATGCGGTATGTCACACTCACCTTTTTCAGGTGCCGCAAGTTGaaaaaattgaaacatttcagAGAGCCTCAAGCGAACCACAAGGCATGTGACAGGAATCAACCaggcagcttcacactttgtatggagtTACACATTAATAAAGGTAGACTAATTAGTAATTACCTCAGATTAACGTTTTAACAAATGCAGATACTACATCACATATCCACCTCACATTCAGCCTGACTTCAGTGCTCTTGTTTGGCCCAATACAGGCTAGAATTCTCTCACTGAAcactgaaagaatgaatgaatgaataaataaataaataaataaaaattagataaagcaatcaaacaaacaaccctGTGGCATTTATATGAAGTTAATATTGTGAGACTggtctttaaaatacatttatacagaatttataattttttaactcTACCCTCCCAGGAGTCCAATGTGGCTCTTTGGAAAAATtaattgcccacccctgctctacagtTATGTTGACAAAAATATCGAGTATTGAAAAATGTTCACAAAATCACAAAGGGTTTTTCCTTTCCCAAAAAATACAGCCCTACCATTAACAGAGGATATTGGAACAGAAATGACAAATGTCTATTTTTTGTGGCTCAAATGAACAGtcattcacaaatgatgtcataAATGAAATGTTGATCACATGATCatatgtttttgtgacatatgtTTTATCACCTCTAGGGAAAAGGAGACTTTCAATGGCACGAAGGAGCTCCAAAAAAACCAAGACTGATTCAGGTTTGACTATTTAACTGTAAAACGTGCGTACTGTACTTGTGCAATATTATTCCCTTATTATGTATCTCTCTCCTCCagacaaaacttgtcataatgatTGCAAGTCCAACAATCAGAGAACTCAAGGAAAAGAACCAGACCCCTTACATCTCACACAACCGTCCAATGGCACGGCAGCATCTCAGGCTCAGTGTCAATCAGAAACCTTCAAGCCTACAGGTGAGATTCCACCCGCCACATCTTTAAAACTCATATGCCCTCAAATAATTACATTATGaccaataattttttaaatcgCAACAGTAAGAAAACAAGCCTTTCACAATCCCAACCGGTTCAGCAGAGAGCCTCGTGAGTAAAGATCTATACTAATCACATTTACACAATCATGAATGATCTTGAATTAGTGATGACTGAGTGCACAATTGACTTCTCACAGTGTATAGAGTCATCAGAAACCAGCCTCCACCGGTGCTCTCTATCAACCTGGATCATAACCTGTATAAATGCAACACCCCTGGCTGCTCAAAGTCCTTCCGTAAAGCAAAACTCCTGCACTATCATATGAAGTACTACCATGGAGAGGAGTGCCCCATAGAACCGGACCAGACCAAGGAAATAGACAAAAACACCACACTTAATAGTCACGATGGCTCAAAGAAGAGATGCGTTAAGTCACGCGAGTGTGCGCGGGTGACTGTGAAGAAACGCTCTCTAGCGCCTCCTATTGCCAGCGCACAGAATTACCAGCAGTGGCCTTTACTGAAGGACAAGACCAGAGAGAATCAGCTAGATAACACTATGCAGAGATGCTTCGACAAGGAAAGAGATAGGAGATTTATGGATATGGGTATGGCTTatgcaaaatatttatattggATTTCATTGTAAGCCAACTGCTGTAGGCTTTAAAATGTGGCTAGATCTAACTGAGATTTGGTTCTTTCCTTTGCAGAAGGTGTGAAGGAACGCGACAGGCTGAAAGAGAAACAAAGCAGAGACTTCCTGCGTATAAAGTTTAAGGAAAAGAAAAAGATACGAAAAACCACATCAGGTGAagaaaatctgcatttatttgagtATTAAACAGCCTGTTATTAAAGCATTAGTTTTGGAAGCACGATAGATCTGCATTTCTGTGCACAACAGCTGTAAATctttttcaaagatatataagattaaaaaaatatataatacaactaggtggcggttcattccgctgtggcgacccgattaaagggactaacccaaaaagaaaatgaatacaatacaactagggctgtgtgatatgggcaaaagaaacctattacaattttcttgaacaatattccaatttgatatttttttatcacGATTTTGACACACAGACAGGTTTTACAGTGTCAATATGAAACAGATTTTCAAAGGAATACAATTAGATCTCAGTGTTTGctttaggattttttccagctgtggcggcaggccttttacacagatcttccaactacctatggcgttatttgaATGACAACTGTCATGAGTGCAGAATTACAggtcgagattgcatttatggAATACGAGCATGCAATTCTCTTTGCTTGCGcactgatttcctctgttcgtgcacaaaacttcctGCATGCCCcatcaaatatacgctgctcaagcacaGATTTTCTTGTGTCTCAAATAAAccctgctgaagtgcgatttagtgtttATGTAAcagtttatgtaacaagtatgtctccaacatttattagatttgctagaaatatttatgaatgtctccaatagacatTAGTGCGTccgaagtaaagtgaaatggccataaactccagcaagataaagtcattgtatgcagagccatagacctttatttataaagtatcaTTATGAAaaatgtgttcatcttaactgaaagctacaacTGAATGTTTTGTGGCTTGCACACATATTTGAAGTGACATGCGCGCATATTCTATGTGCATCTACttgaaaacatttttactttCAGAATACTGCAAGTGACCGCGAGTCACGTAACAAGAACTgagcgatcagcttcatactttgtatgaaatatacacactTCGGTagacagaacacccaaacacccagtgctttttaattttctccataaataaaacttgtaccGGACCTGCAGCCATAGCTGGCCCTCCCTATAAGCGAACTAAGTGGCTGCCTAGGGCCCTGCCACCACTAGGGGGCCCCCAAAACCCGCTAGTGGTGCAAGCCATTTCCTTGCTAAAatcgtttttatttgcattttacaattaTCTTCAATGACAGTGCTTTAgtacttaaatatttatacattttcacttaaaaagaaaatacaaaaaaaaaaaatcacaattttattaATGTTGAAATTGTTTTTCTGTGAAGGTCGTGTGAGCAACAgctcgcagcatctcatttctcatatgcgttctgtgttctcaccgttcgagtttgttcttccaaggtaacctgCAAGACCGACCGGTCACCACAAGAACGCGAATCCGTGCTCAGACACAGCCACCATGGCCTTTGCTTCATTACGTGCCTTATttatatacctgatttattttggaaattgcaccgcgaaaatgaaacaaaaccaaCGTTATTCTTCAGGCATAGAAAAACTGAGGAGAAAAAATGACACTGAGAAGAGACAAGCACAAAATCATTTTTAGTATCGCTTTTAAGTGCTAATGATGACGTTAAAGACATAATCTAATAGCACATTTATCAAAAATAGACAATTACAGATTAATAAATGTCATCTATTTATAGGAAATATTTAATCTTTTCCTGGTTTTGCAGACCCTTATCTTTAGTCTAAAGCGCATTTTACTGAAATGCAATAATACTGAAGTGTCTTTCATtgacatattttgcacactggtaatatatatatatatatatatatatatatatatatatatatatatatatatatatatatatatatatatatatatatatatatatatatatatatatatatttgagacatgtttaaaaaagttttgttCTAATTTAATCATAGTTTAATTTAAGCTCTAGACCCTTCATCTCAAATGAAAGGAACAGGCAAGGAGACTGGCGGGAATGATAAAGTTTGTGTTTGGGTATTAACATTAACCCAGTATTTGTTGCCTCCCTTTTTcctatgttttttatattaatatttttcatatttatattatttttgtattgatatttttatttatagatcaatctttgcattaatgttgtttttttgttgttgagttTTTAATGAGTTCAGAATGTATGTTTTATTACCAAGTAATGCATTCAATGAATTATTGTTCAGTGTCTTACAGTGCAGGGGTTTTGCTTTtggaatttatttaaaataaaatcaacctAGAATCTTTTATAGGATCTTCAGTTTGTTAGCTAAATTAATAGAAGATGTTTTAAACACTCTAGACGAACGCAATGTAGAAAtcactggtccctttattaaatataatttaattcttCATATTTGAAGCTGGTAGTTAACAGAAACAGTGCTGTTTTACAGTGTCCAAACCATTCAAATGGTTATTGAGTagaagaaatcaggctttacttttctgtttcattgattgtatttaataagcaataaagtCATTGTGGGCCGGTTTGCAATggcaatactccactatttagagcCCCAAAGGGAGggccccaaaattattctgcttagggcccccaaatgtacagggcTGGCCCTGCCTGCAGCAATGTTTTTTTAGTTTGTCATCCTTTGAGAAAACTGCTGATGATTGCCAAGACACGACAAAGGAGTGTTGAATGCTGAATGAAATGACGCACCTCGCGCCTTCCACACGCTTTTACAAGCGATATGTGACTGACAGGTCTTATAAATTACCTGATTCTGTGATACATCAGCCTTCCTCTTCCCAAAATAATCCCACACCAAGTCCTCgtgtgctgaactcatcatccctgTTTGTGCAGGCTATTTGTCATTCAGCTCAGTCTCCTGTTCTTGCGCACTGTTTAGGCGCACTGTGTTATGACTGGTTCAAATAGCATACTGTGAGAAAATCGATTTAGATTTAGAAATCACGCATGTTCAAATCACAATTTCgatacaattttaattaatcgcacagcccaaAATCCAACTAAAGAAATTATATGATATAATTCATAAATTTTTATAATGTTCAATGACGTTATATTGTATGCAGTCTACAAAGCTTGCGttttataatttgctaaatataAACATACTGTGCTCTGCTTTTCTTTCCTTTTGCTATGCTCCCCTACTTTCAATTACTACACTTAGCAGTGCCTTATTTCAATTAGTGCCATTTTGTGATGTGATTCATCTCCAACTTGTTTCCAGATGAGGATAGTATTTCTGATTGGTCTTCTGAAAGCTGTGGGTGGAGTGAAGATGAAATGGAGGCGGATCTTGACGTCATCACCTCACCTCTCAGCTGTAGTTCTGTTGCTTCGACTACAGAAAGTCAGGAAACTGTGCGCTGTGTGTGTGAAGCAGACGAGGAGAATGATTTCATGTTACAGGTGAACATTCATTTGGCCTGTATGTTACCGTACTGACCacaggtttggggtcagtaaaatgtatatttagtaTTAAGAAATGACTTCTTTTACTAAGTAAGGATACTTTCAATAGaaacagaccaaaacaaaaaaaacaatgaataaaatccACAAAAATGTTAACTGTTAATGAGAATTGTTAAGATGTTGATAATATTTCCTGGGCACCAGATTAGCATATTAGGATAATTTCTGATGGATCAGGTGTCATTAAAGACTGAAGTAATGGGTCATCATTCATGACATCCTTCATGCATTGACATCATTCATGCACAATTTGAAATAtagtaattatatattatatattatatgtattatgtaaGAATGTTTCATGATATACAAGTCAGCCTTCTTTTCTTAAATACTACTGACTTTGGAGTTTGAGTTTTAGATCATGTTGATTGCTTTTTCTCTTGCACCTCAGTGTGAAGAGTGTCTGTACTGGCAGCATGGGACCTGTATGGGCCTCTTGGAAGAGAACGTTCCAGAACGATATTCCTGCTTCATTTGCCGGGATTCTCCAGGTTTGGAAAGTATGTATGTTTTAGCATTGATTTATAAACAGAACTTCAGTTGAAACCTCAGAAAAGGTGACACTTTGGCCCTGTTTCCACCTGTTATTGCTACCTGACATGCGTTTTcaatgattttattaaaaatggtCAGCTGAGACACATTACTTTTGCACCTGATATTAGCATAGCAAATAATAGTGATTCAATTGCTTCTCTTTGACCACTTGGATTCAGTTTTCTACAGGAAACTTCCCTAATGTTTTGTGTCACTTTTGCAGGAGGAGGCTTTTAAGCAAGCAGTAAAACTTTTATAACTAGTCAAAAACACATTAGATTGGATTGGTTTCATGTGATTGAATGCAGTCTAATGTGTTCTAAAAGGGGTCAAAAGTAGACGATCTC contains the following coding sequences:
- the phf20a gene encoding PHD finger protein 20; protein product: MSKRPANRRGIKFEVGAALEARDSLKNWYAANIEKIDYKDEKVLVHYRQWSHRYDEWFDWASPYLRPVERVQLRREGRQDDSFIPGFHVNDRVLASWSDCRFYPAKVLAVNKDGSYTVKFYDGVVLTVKGIHVKSFTKERRKKLNDLNGEKPVIQQTEKEIQENEANGDKQAAGQTDCVPEKDEDEISDVDREEGEQMQCKVENESVKEERDLEEIGQHNYSKSLVKKGSGFQEKEEEVMVKMEDSALFDSNVNFSESAVKRNETEETNVLAQQKKEEVKEQCLAHDRKARRQRIKRKRRLSMARRSSKKTKTDSDKTCHNDCKSNNQRTQGKEPDPLHLTQPSNGTAASQAQCQSETFKPTVRKQAFHNPNRFSREPLYRVIRNQPPPVLSINLDHNLYKCNTPGCSKSFRKAKLLHYHMKYYHGEECPIEPDQTKEIDKNTTLNSHDGSKKRCVKSRECARVTVKKRSLAPPIASAQNYQQWPLLKDKTRENQLDNTMQRCFDKERDRRFMDMEGVKERDRLKEKQSRDFLRIKFKEKKKIRKTTSDEDSISDWSSESCGWSEDEMEADLDVITSPLSCSSVASTTESQETVRCVCEADEENDFMLQCEECLYWQHGTCMGLLEENVPERYSCFICRDSPGLERQVRGQRQSLRYWYDRDWLSTGHMYGLSFLENYSHQNGKKIAATHQLLGDVQHVVEVLNGLQLKISVLQSQTHPDLKLWRQPWKTSERSSMKSKALYDAKTVSSSAGLEAIEHKEAFSSSFQDYISSEHCYQKPQTLYQVLEPRLVLKTRVESLLEDRMHSTERVLKNEQHYNGEMLKTSSTQLFNHSKVIGEKCEAGADGGGDKGGALPQQWKVNLLDHIETVQEEVTHRMDFIERELDVLENWLDCTGELEPPEPLDRLPELKHSIKQLLSELGKVQQVALTCAT